The window AGCTCGATCCAAGGCGTTGCCACAGGCACTTTGGCCGAATTCCTCAGGTGAACTTCAAAGGCCCAATGCAAAGAGGCTGCCGTGTCCAAGGGGTCCAAACTGGAGGACAATTGGTCAATGGCTGCATGATCAATGACCACCGCATCGGCTTGCTTCAGAGGGCCCACTTTGCAATTCGCCCACAAACACAACTGGGCAAGTGCTGGCCGCAAATCAGGTTGATGCGCCGCCAACTCATCTTTGAAAAACAAGCTGGCCTGAAACACCAATCCCAAAACACCCAAGAAGGCCCAGGCGATCAAGCCAGCGTTGGTCATTGCTTAATTGCGTTGCGCTGTCATCAAAATCCAGCCATCTTCGCGATCCGCCACCTTCAAGGTGATGTGGGGCGCATAGGCTTGGATGAGTTCTTCTTCTTGGCGCTCCAAGATACCTGCCAATACCAAATGACCGCCTGCATGCACATGACTGCAAAGCAGAGGGGCGAGCACCTTCAAGGGCGTGGCCAAAATATTGGCCAAAACGGTGTTGTAAGTGCCTTGCGCCAATTCGGGCAAGCCCGCGTTGAGCTGAACGCCGTTGGCTTGCGCATTGAGTTCGGTGGACGTGACAGCCGCCTCATCAATGTCGACTGCATCAATGTGTGACGCGCCAAACTTGGCAGCACCAATGGCCAAAATGCCAGAACCGCAACCGTAGTCCAAGACCCGTTGCGATGTCACCTCGTGCGTGGCAATCCAACGCAAACACATGCGTGTGGTAGGATGCGTTCCGGTGCCAAAGGCCAGGCCTGGATCGAGGCGAATCACTTCACGCGCTTGGGCGGGAGGCTCATGCCATGTCGGCACGATCCAAAATTCAGGCGTGATTTCGACTGGCGCAAATTGGGACTGTGTGAGGCGAACCCAATCTTGATCGGGTACCGCTGCGATGGACAAGATTTGGCAGGACTCAAAAAAATCTTGCGCTGCCAACAAGACAGCCGCTTCTTGGGCTTGTTCTTCTTTGGCAAACAAGGCCACCATCTTGGAACGCTGCCAACCGTCTTTGGGGGGCGGCATGCCAGGTTCGCCGAACAAAGCTTGTTCGTGCTCGGTTTCCGCGTCGGCGTCTTCCACAGACACACTCAAAGCATCCAATGCATCCAGTGCTTCACTCAAGACATCCACACGTGCCTCGGGGCACAACAAGTTCAGTTCATACATAGGTCAGCTTTTGCGTTGACGCAACCACTCTTCCAAGTAATGGATGTTGGTGCCGCCTGAGACGAATTTGGAATCACGCAAAATTTCTCGGTGCAATGGAATGTTGGTGCTAATGCCCTCCACCACCATTTCACCCAAAGCAGTTTGCATGCGTGCAATGGCTTGTTCGCGCGTGTCGCCATGTGCAATGATTTTGCCAATCATGGAGTCGTAGTTAGGTGGCACAAAGTAATTGTTGTAGACATGCGAGTCCACGCGAATACCAGGACCGCCTGGTGCATGCCAAGTGGTAATTCGACCAGGAGAAGGCGTGAACTTGAAGGGATCTTCAGCATTCACACGGCATTCGATGGCATGGCCTCGAATTTCAATTTGGCGTTGTGAGAATGGCAACTTCTCACCTGCGGCCACCATGATTTGTGTTTTGACAATGTCGATGCCAGTGATCCACTCGGTCACGGGGTGCTCAACTTGGACGCGGGTGTTCATTTCAATGAAATAGAACTCGCCGTTTTCATACAAAAACTCGAAGGTGCCAGCACCGCGGTAATTGATTTTTTTGCAAGCGGCCACACAGCGTTCGCCGATCTTGTCGATCAGTTTACGGGGAATGCCAGGCGCTGGTGCTTCTTCGACCACTTTTTGGTGACGGCGCTGCATGGAGCAATCGCGCTCACCCAAGTAAACCGCGTTCTTGTGTTTGTCCGCCAAGATTTGAATTTCAATGTGGCGTGGATTCTGCAGGTACTTTTCCATGTACACCGCAGGATTGCCAAACGCAGCGCCCGCTTCGGCCTTGGTCATTTGCACCGCATTGATCAGGGCTGCTTCGGTGTGGACCACACGCATGCCGCGCCCACCACCACCACCGGCAGCTTTGATGATGACCGGGTAGCCAATGCTTTTGGCCGTGCGGCGGATGATGACGGGATCATCGGGCAACTCGCCTTCAGAGCCGGGCACACAGGGCACGCCCGCCTTGATCATGGCTTGTTTGGCCGACACTTTGTCACCCATGATGCGGATGGACTCGGGCGTAGGTCCAATGAATTGGAAACCGCTCTTTTCGACACGCTCGGCAAAGTCGGCGTTTTCGCTCAGGAAACCGTAGCCTGGGTGAATGGCTTCAGCATCTGTGACTTCTGCTGCCGAAATGATGGCCGGCATATTGAGGTAGCTGAGGTTGGACGCGGCGGGCCCAATGCAAACGGCCTCTTCGGCCAGTTTGACGTACTTGGCTTCGCGATCGGCTTCGGAATAAACCATAACAGCTTTGATGCCGAGCTCGCGGCATGCACGCTGAATTCGCAGGGCAATTTCCCCGCGATTGGCAACCAGAATTTTCTTGAACATGAGAATCCCGGTGGTTTATTCGATGATGTACAAAGCTTGGCCGTACTCAACAGCCTGACCGTTTTCACACAAGACTTGCTTCACAACGCCAGACTTGTCAGATTCGATTTCATTCAAAATCTTCATGGCTTCAATGATGCACAGCGTGTCGCCTTCTTTGACGGTGTCGCCCACCTGAACAAATGGGGCCGCACCTGGGCTGGACGATCTGTAGAACGTGCCAACCATGGGAGATTTGACAGTATGGCCTGCAGCAGCAGCCTCGGCGGCTACGGCAGCCGCAGTGACAGCGGCAGCTTCTGCAATTTCTGACACCGTAGGCGCAGCGGCGGGGGCAGCAACAGGTGCAGCAGCTGGCACCATGACTTGATGCGTGAGGACAGGTGCGCCAGAAGCGACAGCACCTTTGACAATTCGAACCTTGCCTTCTGCCTCGGTGATCTCCAGTTCTGTGACGTTGGAGTCGGAAACCAAGTCGATCAAGGTTTTCAATTTGCGCAAATCCATGTTACCCCCTGCGTTTGCTGTCGAAAACATGGAATTTACACTAAAAATCCTCTTAAATAGCTACAAATGCACTCATTTCCATGCTTAAAGGCCGAAAGAAGCCAGTTTTTGAGGGGCAAGGATGCAGGTCCGCTTTGCAAGTGCCGGGCTCAGGCTACTTTTTGCAACCAGCTGTCCAAATCCTTTTGATCTAATTTGCCGGCTTTTTGCGCTAAAAGCCTACCTTTTGCATCGAAAAGTACGCTGTAGGGCAAAGCGCTTTGCGCATTGCCAAGGCTAACCCCCAACTCAGTGCCCACCATGCCCGCCAAACCGTTGGGAAACTGCAAAGGCTTTTGCGTCAAAAAGCGTCGAACCTGACTAGGTTGATCCACAGCCAAACCAACAACTTGGAAGGATTTAGATTGATTTGCCTTATAAAAGGCATCAATTAAAGGAAGTTCTTCAATACAAGGCGGACACCAGGTGGCCCAAAAATTCACCAACAGGGGTCTGCCTCGAAACGACTTCATCTCCAAAGTACCACCTTCAGGCTTTTCGAAGGTCTGGCTCCAGAAATTCTGGACAGCCACATCCATCACACCTTGTGGTTGGTATTTTTGCCAAGCCACAAAAGCACCCGTCAAACCGGCTGCCGCAGCCACACCTGCCGTGATCCAGTGACGGCGCGCCATGCCACTGTCCTGCAAATCTTCGGCGTGAGCAGCTTGTTTCTTTAAATTTTCTTGATCTGACATTCTTTTTCCATCAACTTCGTTCATTTAACCGAATCATGCATCAATCAAGCGCTGAACAGCCAAGGCATCACCGCGAGGCGAGCGGCCCTGGGAATCAAGCTTCAAGGCACCTCGGACATCGTCGTATTCATTGATCAGCAAGTGCACGCCAATTTCTTCACCCAACTCTTTGCAGTAACTGTGGATGCTCAAGGCCTCCACAGGGTCACCATGCAGGCCATTGACCGTTCGCGCTTCAAAGTCAACACCCTGGTTGATGAGCTCAATTTCGCACGATTTCTCATCATCGCAAAACAACTGCAAGTAAATGTCTGACAACCGGGTGGCCGTGCCATGCCACACCGCACCCCCCAAATAGGGTCTGAAATCGTGCAAGCGCTTCATCCACATCAAAGCATGCTGACGCAATGCCAACAATTCGGCAGCTTGGGTGTCCGCGCAAAACACGGCAATGTATTCATGCACCTGCGCTTCAACTTGATCGTTGTTGGGCAGGGGTGTTCTTGGCGGCAAGCCCAGCATTTTCAAGGCGCGGCGTTTGGCAGGCCCGTACTCCAAGCCCTCCTCCACCACACATTGGGCAGCCGAGGCTGCAATTTCATCTGTTAAATCTGCCATGACGCCATTGTGCACCGCCTAAAATCTCCCTATGCATATACATATATTGGGCATTTGCGGCACCTTCATGGGAGGCTTGGCCGCCTTGGCAAGAGAAGCGGGACATCGCGTCACAGGCTGTGACGCTGGCGTCTACCCCCCCATGAGCGACCAACTGGAAGCCTTGGGCATTGAGTTGATTGAAGGCTTTGGGGCTGAGCAAATGCGCCTTCAACCCGATTTGTACGTGGTCGGCAACGTGGTCAGCCGCAGCCGATTGCCCTCGGGCGAGCCCAAGTTTCCCTTGATGGAAGCCATTTTGGAATCTGGCGCCCCCTACACCAGTGGCCCCCAGTGGTTGGCAGAACACGTGCTGCAAGGTCGCCATGTGCTGGCTGTTGCTGGCACCCATGGCAAAACCTCCACCACCTCCATGCTGACATGGATCTTAGAAGCTGCCGGTCTCAAGCCGGGCTTCTTGGTGGGTGGCGTACCCTTGAACTTTGGTGTGTCAGCACGCCTTGGCCAACTGACCAACGGCCACTCGCGCCCCTACTTCGTGATCGAAGCAGATGAATACGACACAGCTTTTTTCGACAAGCGCAGCAAGTTCGTGCACTACCGTCCTCGCACCGCCATCTTGAACAATTTGGAGTTTGACCACGCCGATATCTTTGATGACCTCCAAGCCATTGAGCGTCAGTTTCACCACTTGGTGCGCACGGTGCCAGGTCAAGGCCGCTTGGTGGTCAATGGTCTGGAAGAGAGTTTGACGCGTGTCTTGGCGCAAGGTTGCTGGAGTGAAGTCCGCAGCTTTGGCGCGGCCGTCAGTGATTTCTCAGCGCTGGGCGAACCCAGTGATTTTGAAGTCCTGCACCAAGGCCAAAAAGTGGGGCACGTGCAATGGTCGCTGGGCGGCGTGCACAACCAACACAACGCATTGGCCGCCATTGCAGCGGCCGAACATGCAGGTGTCTCACCCGATGTGGCCGCCAAAGCTTTGTCGAGTTTTCAAAATGTGAAGCGCCGCATGGAAGTGCGCGGTACCGTGGCGGGTGTGACGGTCTACGATGACTTTGCGCATCACCCCACCGCCATTCGCACCACCCTCGATGGCTTGCGCCGACAAGTCGGTCAAGCGCGCATCCTGGCCATCTTCGAGCCGCGCAGCAACACCATGAAACTGGGCACCATGAAATCGCAACTGCCTTGGAGCTTGGAACAAGCCGATTTGTCCTTTTGTCACAGCGGTGGCTTGGACTGGGATGCCAATGCAGCCTTGGCCGAGATGGGCGCCAAAGCGCAAGTGGCCAGCAGCATTGACGACTTGGTCAAACAAGTGCTTGCCGCCGCGAAACCTGGCGACCATTTGCTGTGCATGAGCAATGGCGGCTTTGGCGGTATTCACGACAAGCTCTTGAAGGCATTGAAGCCTGCATAAAAAAAGCGCCTGAACACAGGCGCTTGTGAAGCATAGGCACGGGCCTTGTCTAAAAGGTCCGCGTCCTTTGCATTTATTTTTGTCGACGTGCCAACACGGCTTTGGACAGCGTCTCCAACACCTTCTCGCTGTCAGGCCAACCAATGCACGCATCGGTGATGCTTTGCGCGTACTTCAATGCGCTGGGGTCGTCTTTGCCAGGCGTGAATTTTTGCGCACCCCCTTCTAAGTGGCTTTCCACCATCACACCAAAAATCTGATGTGAGCCTTTGCTAATTTGCGCTGAAATGTCATTCGTCACATCCACTTGACGCTCATGCTGCTTGCTGCTGTTGGCATGGCTGCAATCGATCATCAAGGTGGGCTTCAGTTTGGCTGCCACCAAGTCTTTGCAAGCTGCATTGACACTGGCTTCATCGTAATTGGGCGCTTTGCCGCCGCGCAAAATCACATGGCAATCGGGATTACCTTGGGTTTGCACAATCGCCACTTGACCGTTCTTGTGAACCGACAAAAAGTGGTGGCCACGCTCGGCGGCTTGAATGGCGTCGGTGGCAATTTTGATGTTGCCATCGGTGCCATTTTTAAAGCCGATGGGTGCTGACAAACCCGAAGCCAATTCGCGGTGCACTTGGCTTTCGGTGGTGCGTGCGCCGATGGCGCCCCAGCTGATCAAATCGCCAATGTACTGAGGCGAAATCACATCCAAGAACTCACTGCCTGCAGGCAAGCCTTGGCGGTTGATTTCAATCAGCAACTGACGTGCAATGCGCAAACCTTCGTCAATGCGGAAGCTTTCGTCCAAATAGGGGTCATTGATCAAACCTTTCCAGCCCACCGTGGTACGGGGCTTTTCAAAGTAGACACGCATCACAATTTCCAAGGTGTCTTGGTATTTGTCGCGCAAGGGCTTCAGACGACGTGCGTAATCCAAAGCGGCTGCGGGGTCGTGAATCGAGCAAGGACCAATGACCACCAGCAGGCGGTCGTCTTTGCCGGCCATGATGTTGTGAATCTTGCGACGCGTTTGTGAAATGAGCGTTTCCACCGCCGTTCCCGTGATCGGGAAAAAGCGCATCAAATGCTCGGGCGGCGGCAACACGGTGATGTCCTTGATGCGTTCGTCATCGGTTTGCCCAGTGCGATCTGTGGGGTTCGCATAACGAGGCTCCGAATTGGCTTTGGCTTTGGTGTTCATCGTGTGCTCCTGTTCAAAAATAAAAATGGGTTCGGTGAGATGCAAAAAAAAACCGCCGGGGGTTGAGTCCGGCGGTTGGTAGAGGGGTTCAGTGACTTATGCGCTGGCCTCTCGTCCGCCTAGGACTGAGAATGCAAAATAAAAGCTAAAAAAGCTGAAGCGCGTATTCATAGATCTGGAATGTAGCACAAGTTTTTGGCAGTTTTCTGACAAGAAATCTAAGATAAACCCCCTCAAGCCGTGCCGCCCACGGTCAAACCTTCAATTCGCAAGGTGGGTTGACCCACGCCCACAGGCACACTTTGACCTTCTTTGCCGCACACACCCACACCCGAATCAAGGCGCATGTCGTTGCCAATCATGCTGACGTGTTTCAGGCATTCGGGGCCACTGCCCACCAAGGTCGCGCCCTTCACAGGGTATTGAATCTTGCCGTTTTCAACCCAATAGGCTTCACTGGCAGAGAACACAAACTTGCCGCTGGTGATGTCCACTTGGCCACCGCCAAAGTTGGTGGCGTACAAGCCTTTCTTGATGCTGGCCACAATTTCTTCAGGCGCTTTGTCGCCACCCAACATGTAGGTATTGGTCATGCGGGGCATGGGAATGTGCGCATAGCTTTCACGGCGGCCATTGCCCGTTGGCTTCACACCCATCAAGCGCGCGTTCATGGCGTCTTGGATGTAGCCTTTCAAAATGCCGTCTTCGATCAGCACATTGCGCTGGCTAGCGCAGCCTTCATCGTCCACATTCAAAGAACCACGGCGATCAGAAATGGTGCCATCGTCCAGCACAGTGACGCCTTTGGCTGCCACACGTTTGCCAATCATGCCGCTGAAAGCGCTGGAACCTTTGCGGTTGAAATCGCCTTCTAAGCCATGACCAATGGCTTCGTGCAACAAGACACCAGGCCAACCTGGGCCTAAGACCACGGTCATCACGCCAGCAGGCGCAGGTCGTGCATCCAAGTTGGTGAGCGCCGCATGCACGGCATCGTCCACATATGCATTGACCATGGCATCGTCAAAATAAGCCATGCCAAATCGGCCACCGCCACCGCCACTGCCAACCTCGCGTCGGCCATTTTGTTCAGCAATGACCGTGACCGACAAG is drawn from Limnohabitans sp. 103DPR2 and contains these coding sequences:
- the prmA gene encoding 50S ribosomal protein L11 methyltransferase translates to MYELNLLCPEARVDVLSEALDALDALSVSVEDADAETEHEQALFGEPGMPPPKDGWQRSKMVALFAKEEQAQEAAVLLAAQDFFESCQILSIAAVPDQDWVRLTQSQFAPVEITPEFWIVPTWHEPPAQAREVIRLDPGLAFGTGTHPTTRMCLRWIATHEVTSQRVLDYGCGSGILAIGAAKFGASHIDAVDIDEAAVTSTELNAQANGVQLNAGLPELAQGTYNTVLANILATPLKVLAPLLCSHVHAGGHLVLAGILERQEEELIQAYAPHITLKVADREDGWILMTAQRN
- the tldD gene encoding metalloprotease TldD; translation: MISREPTLERLATARSLLLEPFGLDETHLAKALSAIQAHKVDDADLYFQYTRAEGWSLEEGIVKTGSFSIDQGVGVRAVAGEKTAFAYSDDISEASLMDAAQTVRAIAQANQNKKAKVAPRKIAGMRSLYPSLDPISSLNSTDKVQLLEKVEQLARAKDPRVVQVMAGLASEYDVVMVARADGTLAADVRPLVRLSVTVIAEQNGRREVGSGGGGGRFGMAYFDDAMVNAYVDDAVHAALTNLDARPAPAGVMTVVLGPGWPGVLLHEAIGHGLEGDFNRKGSSAFSGMIGKRVAAKGVTVLDDGTISDRRGSLNVDDEGCASQRNVLIEDGILKGYIQDAMNARLMGVKPTGNGRRESYAHIPMPRMTNTYMLGGDKAPEEIVASIKKGLYATNFGGGQVDITSGKFVFSASEAYWVENGKIQYPVKGATLVGSGPECLKHVSMIGNDMRLDSGVGVCGKEGQSVPVGVGQPTLRIEGLTVGGTA
- a CDS encoding TlpA family protein disulfide reductase — protein: MSDQENLKKQAAHAEDLQDSGMARRHWITAGVAAAAGLTGAFVAWQKYQPQGVMDVAVQNFWSQTFEKPEGGTLEMKSFRGRPLLVNFWATWCPPCIEELPLIDAFYKANQSKSFQVVGLAVDQPSQVRRFLTQKPLQFPNGLAGMVGTELGVSLGNAQSALPYSVLFDAKGRLLAQKAGKLDQKDLDSWLQKVA
- the accC gene encoding acetyl-CoA carboxylase biotin carboxylase subunit, yielding MFKKILVANRGEIALRIQRACRELGIKAVMVYSEADREAKYVKLAEEAVCIGPAASNLSYLNMPAIISAAEVTDAEAIHPGYGFLSENADFAERVEKSGFQFIGPTPESIRIMGDKVSAKQAMIKAGVPCVPGSEGELPDDPVIIRRTAKSIGYPVIIKAAGGGGGRGMRVVHTEAALINAVQMTKAEAGAAFGNPAVYMEKYLQNPRHIEIQILADKHKNAVYLGERDCSMQRRHQKVVEEAPAPGIPRKLIDKIGERCVAACKKINYRGAGTFEFLYENGEFYFIEMNTRVQVEHPVTEWITGIDIVKTQIMVAAGEKLPFSQRQIEIRGHAIECRVNAEDPFKFTPSPGRITTWHAPGGPGIRVDSHVYNNYFVPPNYDSMIGKIIAHGDTREQAIARMQTALGEMVVEGISTNIPLHREILRDSKFVSGGTNIHYLEEWLRQRKS
- a CDS encoding 3-deoxy-7-phosphoheptulonate synthase, whose amino-acid sequence is MNTKAKANSEPRYANPTDRTGQTDDERIKDITVLPPPEHLMRFFPITGTAVETLISQTRRKIHNIMAGKDDRLLVVIGPCSIHDPAAALDYARRLKPLRDKYQDTLEIVMRVYFEKPRTTVGWKGLINDPYLDESFRIDEGLRIARQLLIEINRQGLPAGSEFLDVISPQYIGDLISWGAIGARTTESQVHRELASGLSAPIGFKNGTDGNIKIATDAIQAAERGHHFLSVHKNGQVAIVQTQGNPDCHVILRGGKAPNYDEASVNAACKDLVAAKLKPTLMIDCSHANSSKQHERQVDVTNDISAQISKGSHQIFGVMVESHLEGGAQKFTPGKDDPSALKYAQSITDACIGWPDSEKVLETLSKAVLARRQK
- the mpl gene encoding UDP-N-acetylmuramate:L-alanyl-gamma-D-glutamyl-meso-diaminopimelate ligase; the protein is MHIHILGICGTFMGGLAALAREAGHRVTGCDAGVYPPMSDQLEALGIELIEGFGAEQMRLQPDLYVVGNVVSRSRLPSGEPKFPLMEAILESGAPYTSGPQWLAEHVLQGRHVLAVAGTHGKTSTTSMLTWILEAAGLKPGFLVGGVPLNFGVSARLGQLTNGHSRPYFVIEADEYDTAFFDKRSKFVHYRPRTAILNNLEFDHADIFDDLQAIERQFHHLVRTVPGQGRLVVNGLEESLTRVLAQGCWSEVRSFGAAVSDFSALGEPSDFEVLHQGQKVGHVQWSLGGVHNQHNALAAIAAAEHAGVSPDVAAKALSSFQNVKRRMEVRGTVAGVTVYDDFAHHPTAIRTTLDGLRRQVGQARILAIFEPRSNTMKLGTMKSQLPWSLEQADLSFCHSGGLDWDANAALAEMGAKAQVASSIDDLVKQVLAAAKPGDHLLCMSNGGFGGIHDKLLKALKPA
- a CDS encoding DUF3426 domain-containing protein — encoded protein: MTNAGLIAWAFLGVLGLVFQASLFFKDELAAHQPDLRPALAQLCLWANCKVGPLKQADAVVIDHAAIDQLSSSLDPLDTAASLHWAFEVHLRNSAKVPVATPWIELTLTDAQDQAVMRKVLDLSQWGAPPVMAAGDILPMSLQLSLVNPEVNFVGYRLLTFYP
- the accB gene encoding acetyl-CoA carboxylase biotin carboxyl carrier protein; the protein is MDLRKLKTLIDLVSDSNVTELEITEAEGKVRIVKGAVASGAPVLTHQVMVPAAAPVAAPAAAPTVSEIAEAAAVTAAAVAAEAAAAGHTVKSPMVGTFYRSSSPGAAPFVQVGDTVKEGDTLCIIEAMKILNEIESDKSGVVKQVLCENGQAVEYGQALYIIE